Proteins from a single region of Corvus moneduloides isolate bCorMon1 chromosome 19, bCorMon1.pri, whole genome shotgun sequence:
- the CACNG5 gene encoding voltage-dependent calcium channel gamma-5 subunit — protein MLLGMSACSRKALTLLSSVFAVCGLGLLGISVSTDYWLYLEEGIVQPQNQTAEIKLSLHSGLWRVCFLAGEERGRCFTIEYVMPMNIQLTSESTINVLKMIRSATPFPLVSLFFMFIGFILSNIGHIRPHRTILAFVSGIFFILSGLSLVVGLVLYISSINDEMLNRTKDSESFFNYKYGWSFAFSAISFLLTESAGVMSVYLFMKRYTAEDLYRPHPGFYRPRLSNCSDYSGQFLHPDTWGRGRSPSDISSEASLQMNSNYPALLKCPDYDQMSSSPC, from the exons ATGCTGTTGGGAATGAGCGCCTGCAGCAGGAAGGCGCTGACCCTGCTCAGCAGCGTGTTCGCCGTCTGCGGCCTCGGCCTCCTGGGCATCTCCGTCAGCACTGATTACTGGCTCTACCTGGAGGAGGGCATCGTCCAGCCCCAAAACCAGACAGCCGAGATCAAGCTGTCGctgcactcagggctctggagGGTCTGCTTTCTGGCAG GTGAGGAGCGTGGCCGGTGCTTCACCATCGAATATGTGATGCCCATGAACATCCAGCTGACATCTGAATCCACAATCAATGTCCTGA agaTGATCCGCTCAGccacccccttccctctggTCAGCCTCTTCTTCATGTTCATCGGCTTCATCCTGAGCAACATTGGCCACATCCGGCCTCACAGGACCATCCTCGCCTTCGTCTCAGGGATATTCTTCATCCTGTCAG GTCTGTCACTGGTGGTGGGGCTGGTCCTCTACATATCCAGCATTAATGACGAGATGCTCAACAGGACCAAGGACTCGGAGTCATTCTTCAATTACAAATATGGGTGGTCCTTTGCCTTCTCTGCCATCTCGTTCCTTCTCACAGAG AGTGCCGGGGTGATGTCTGTGTACCTGTTCATGAAGCGCTACACGGCCGAGGACCTCTACCGACCCCACCCTGGCTTCTACCGGCCCCGCTTGAGCAACTGCTCTGACTACTCAGGGCAGTTCCTGCACCCAGACACATGGGGACGGGGCCGCAGCCCCTCGGACATCTCCAGCGAGGCGTCCCTGCAGATGAACAGTAACTACCCAGCCCTGCTCAAGTGCCCCGACTATGACCAGATGTCCTCGTCCCCCTGCTGa